A segment of the Phocoena sinus isolate mPhoSin1 chromosome 11, mPhoSin1.pri, whole genome shotgun sequence genome:
gagggaggaaggggtgcgTGCACAGCCTTCGGCTCTACACATGCATGTTGTCATTATGTCCGACCCGTGGGTGCCAGCCCCTCGTtagctccattttgcagatgaggaaatgagggcCAGGGTGGGGTGGTGGAAGGGATCTAGCACCAGGTCGCCTAGCTGGTGTGCTTCAGTCTCCAAAGCCTTCTTTCCCACCCACTCTGCAGGGCCAGCTCCTGCTGGGCAAACCCCCGGAGAGCCAGGGCCCCGCCTGTCCCACCTGTCGGTGACTGACGTCACCACCAATTCGCTGCGGCTCAGCTGGGATGCCCCACCCAAGGCCTTTGACTCCTTCCTGCTCCGCTTTGGGGTCCCGTCACTGAGCACCCTGGAGCTGCATCCACGTTCCCCGCTGCAGCGGGAGCTGACGGTGCCAGGGACACGGCGCTCGGCCGTGCTCTGGGACCTGAGTCCAGGGACCCTGTACACCCTTACGTTGTATGGGCTGCGCGGGCCTCACAAGGCCGACGGCATCCAGGGCACAGCCCGGACCCTCAGCCCAGGTAAGGCCCCATGCTGGGCACATACACATGCTGCCCTAAAGTAGGGGGTCTCTGTACTCCCTAGTGCCTCAGCCAGAGGGGAAGTTGGTGAGTGGTGACGAGCTTGGAGTCTGCGGAGCGGCTTCCATCTCTAGGCCTAGAGGAAAGGCGGGGTGGTGAGCACATCCGGAGGCCATGGGGCCCAGGGAGAAGGAGGGTGGGAAGCCCGGGGCAGGAGCCTCCCTGCCCTCTGTCCTCACCGTGATTCCTTGGCACATCTGTCCCGTCAGCTCTGGAGCGCCCCCGTGACCTCCAGTTCAGCGAGATCAGGGAGACGTCAGCCAAGGTCAGCTGGATGCCCCCGCCGTCCAGAGTGGACAGCTTCAAAGTTTCCTACCAGCTGGCAGATGGAGGTGATACCCTCTTGCCCGTGTGTCACTTGCCCCATTCCTCCTGCACCCTGCGCTCTGCCCACCCTGCAGCTCCTCCTTGCTTCCCTGGCCGCCTCCCCAGCCCAGTGTGTTTTCAGGGGAGCCACAGAGTGTTCAGGTGGATGGCCGAGCCCGGACCCAGAAATTCGAGGGGCTCGTCCCAGGTGCTCACTACAACGTGACCGTGGTCTCCGTCCGTGGCTTTGAGGAGAGTGAGCCTCTCAGAGGCTTCCTTACCACAGGTGAGACAGTCCGGGACCCGGGCAGGAAGTAGCGGGAGAAAATGCGGGCACGGGTGGGAGTTGAGAGTGAAcggggaaagggaaagggggtgTTGGAGGTGCCAATGGCAGACGAGAGGTCCAGCAGAGTTTGGGAAGGCGAGGAGTGGGGAGAGCAGCGGGGAACAGCTCTGGGCCCCCTCCTTTCTCCCAGTTCCTGATGGCCCCACCCAGCTGCGTGCACTGAACTTGACGGAAGGATCCGCCCTGCTGCTTTGGCAGCCCCCCCAGGCCCCGGTGGATGCCTATGACATCAAGGTCACAGCCCCAGGAGGTGAGCAGGGCTGAGGCCTCTGGAGGGGACTGGTCAGGGTGGGAGAGCAGAGGGCAGGCTGGGCTCCGGCAGGGCAGCCGCTGATGCCGCACCCGCTCTCCCAGCCCCCTCGCTACAGGACTCAGCCCCTGGCAGTGCCGTGGACTACCCCCTGCAAGGCCTTGTACTCCACACCAACTACACGGCGACCCTGCATGGCCTTCGGGGCCCCAACCTCACCTCCCCAGCCAGCATCACCTTCACCACAGGTGCGGTCTGTGAGGTGCCTTGGAGGGCGGGGAAGAAGCGAGAGCGCCAGGATGGGCCTCATCtccatcttctcttcctccccctcccagggTTGGAGGCCCCCCAGGACTTGGAGGCCAAGGAGGTGACCCCCCGCACAGCCCTGCTCACTTGGACCGCGCCCCAAGTCCCCCCAACTGGCTACCTGCTCAGCTTCAACACCCCTGGTGGACAGACCCAGGTGCCCTCACCCCTGCCACTCTGGccagctccctccctgggctCCAGTCCGGGAAGTGCTGCCTCTGCCTCCCGGGTGGGGcccacctctctctcccctgACCTGCCCCTTGTCTGTTCCACAGGAGATCCTGCTCCCAGGAGGGGTCACCTCTCACCAGCTTCACGGCCTCTTTCCCTCCACCCTCTATAGTGCGTGGCTCCGGGCCATGTGGGACCACAGCTTCACTCCCCCCGTGTCCACTTCCTTCACCACTGGTACTCAGGCGCTGGGACCTGAGGTTGGGGGCTGAGTGTGTAGTGGGCGTCTAGAATCTGGAAGAAGGACTGGACCCtcactctcctctccccaggTGGACTTCGGATCCCCTTCCCCCGGGACTGTGGGGAGGAGATGCAGAACGGGGTCAGCACCTCAAGGACCACCACCATCTTCCTCAATGGCAACCGCGAGCGGCCCCTGAACGTCTTTTGTGACATGGAGACCGATGGGGGTGGCTGGCTGGTGGGTGGCAGTCAGAAGCCCAGGGGTCTGCACGGGGCAGGGTTGCTGTGCCCGGGGCCATAGGCTGATGGTGTCCCCACCTGCTTCCAGGTGTTCCAGCGCCGCATGGATGGAAAAACTGACTTCTGGAGAGACTGGGAGGACTATGCCTGTGGCTTTGGGAACATCTCCGAGGAGTTCTGGCTGGGTTAGTGCCTCATAGGGATTGTGGGACCAGGGAAGGGATGGGGGCCCTGTGGACACAAGGACCCCGATGAGCACacattccccacccccaggcaacGAGGCCCTGCACAGCCTGACCAAAGCCGGCGACTACTCCTTGCGTGTGGACCTGCGGGATGGGGACGAGGCCGTATTTGCCCAGTACGACTCCTTCCAAGTAGATTCGGCCAATGAGTACTACCGCCTCCACCTGGAAGGCTACCACGGCACTGCAGGTGAGgggtgggcctgggggtggggggcagggacggggtgggaatggggaggagaggCCCTCACCGTGCCTTCCACGCCCTGCCCAGGGGACTCCATGAGCTACCACAGCGGCAGTGTCTTCTCTGCCCGTGACCGAGACCCCAACAACTTGCTCATCTCCTGCGCCGTCTCTTACCGAGGGGCCTGGTGGTATAAGAACTGCCACTATGCCAACCTCAACGGGCTCTACGGGAGCACAGTGGACCACCAGGTGAGAGGTCCAGGAGGCAGCACGGAGCGGGGGCTCAGCCTGCCTGGGTGTTTGTGACGCACGGTGTGACAAGACAAGTTACTGAGCCGCTCAGCGCCCCAGGGcccttgtctgtgaaatggaaCAGTAATGCCAGTCTCTGCAAGTTTTCTCGAGGAAATGATTTATTGGATGTAAAGGGACAGCTCAGGATTCAGCCTCAGTCCTTTGTAATGGAGGGTTTAAGAAGGATAAAGGGAGGGAGGATCCTTGATTTGTGGGAACCATCTCACCAGaggggagcagaggtgggagcAGATGGGATGTCAGGCTTTGACTCTCTCTCTCGACAACCCCTTCCCAGGGAGTGAGCTGGTACTACTGGAAGGGCTTTGACTTCTCCGTGCCCTTCACGGAAATGAAGCTGAGACCAAGAAGCTACCGGCCCCCAGGCAGGGGAGGCTGAGCCGCTGCTCACCCCTCCAGCGCCCTACTATGACTGCCGAGCACTGAGGGGTTGCGCTCAGAGAAGAGCCGAGGGCCACCTTCACCATCCAGCCACCGGAGGAAGCCTTCTCCACCCGCGATCTCACAGCACCATGTTTacaggggggagggaaggggtttGTAGGGGAGCAATAAAAGGAGAAACCGAGGCCAGTGAGTCCGGGCTCCGTCACTGGTCATTGGTGCTCACGCACGCCCCGGCCTCCGCCGCCCCGGGGCTGCAGCCGCACCTGGAAAGGCTGAATCTTGAGGTTGATGCCGCAGTAGGGATGGGGCTGCAGCGAGGGCAGGGCGCCCGCGGGCGACAGCAGCGTGAAGGCCTGCAGCAGTTGCCCCAGCACCACGAAGAGCTCGAGGCGCGCCAGCGGCTCGCCCAGGCACACGCGCGCCCCGCAGCCAAAGGCCAGCGCGCTGGGGTTCGCGCCCGCTTCCAGGAAGCGGTCTGCGGGCGGAAGGACGGACCTGCAGTTCAGCGGCCGCCTGCACTCGGCCTCCGCCGCCCCCGCGCCGCGGGCACCCGCcccggcccgccccgccccgccccgccacgCACCGGGCCGGAACTCGTGCGGCCGCTCCCACACAGTCTCGTCCAGGTGGGCACCTTGGAGGTTGGGGATGACAACCATGCCCTCGGGGATGTCGTAGCCAAAGATGCTGAGGGGTAGGGTTAAGTTAGAGGCCTGCCGGGACCCCGCAGGGGCCTTTGTCACTCGGCCCTCCCCCCTCGGGAGTCACCTGCTAGCCCGCGTGGCGCGGTGCGGCAAGGCCAGGGGCACGACGGGCCGCAGGCGCAGCACCTCAGCGATGGTGGCGTTGAGCAAGGGCAGCCGAGCGCGGTCCTTGTATGGGACTCGGGAGCCCGAGGCTCCGGGGCCCAGCTCGCGATCCAACTCCTCCTGCAGTCGCCGCTGAATCTGGGGAAGTGGGGCAAGCCCGAGGTCCGGGGCCCAAGCCCTGCCGCTGGCCGGCCCACGGCTGCCCAGCCTCCCGCCACTCCCTGGAGCAGCTCACCGGAGACTCTGTGCCAAGTAGGAGAACCCCCTCCCAGCCCGCCCCAGACTcattcccccccaaccccctcccaaCACAGCCCGCGGTGGGTTCAGCGAGCTGGGTTCCCACTGCCCTGGCCAAGCTGCCAGGAAGGAGCCTTTCGCCTGCCTCCAGGGCATACCTCAGGGTGGTGAAGCAGGAACGCCACAGCCCAGGAAAGGGTGTTTGCTGTGGTCTCAGTGCCACCGATGAAAAGGTCCACCACGGACATATGCACGTGCCCTTCAAGGAGCTGCCCGGGGCCCTCTTCCACTCTTTGCTTCCCCATCCCCTGGAGCATGTAGTCCGTCATGTCCCTCCACTGGCCCGCCACCATGCTCTCctggagagggcaggaggagCCAGGCTGAGTGCCTGgcttgggggtggtggggggaggcggTGTTCAGCAGGGGGCAGCAGGTCCAGGACTGGTGGGGCGCCAAAGAAGCTGCCTAGCTCTGGGGCAGTAGCATCACTGCTGTGAGCTGAGGAGGAGCCCGGTGCGCGCACGGTTCCCACCTTGTGCTGCCTCAGCTGCTTCTCTACGATGTGGtccctgttctccatggcctgCTTCAGCCTCCGGAGCCCGGGGTTGGGGAAGAACTGGGGCAGACAGCAAGAGAGTTTAGCCGCTGGGAAGGGAGCCTCTGCCCACCTCCGCCCTGTCTCCCAGGACCAGGTGTGTCGGGGCTTCACCTCCTCACCCTGAGAAAGGGAACCATGTCCAAAATTTGGATGGACCAGTGGTCCCAGGTTTTCATCAAATCCTGGACACAGTCGTGAAAGGCATGTACTAAGGTGTCCTCCTGCCAGAAAAGGAGGGAATCCTTTCGGTTCAGGACCAGGAGAGGGTACGGGAGGGGCtgggcggggtgggcggggggccAAGCCTATGTGAGGGCAAGAGAACCTTGACCTTGTCTCCAAAGGTGAGGTAACAGATGATGCTGCAGGTGAGGAGAGAGAATTCCTTCTGGATGGTCACGGGGGCACCAGCCCGGGCTTTCATGCGCTGAGGAGAAGCAGCATGAACTAACTAGGGAGGCTGCCGGGAGGGGTGAAGCTGACCTGGGCCAACTGCGGGAGTCGAGCCTCACCTCACAGAACTCCTGGGTCAGCTGCTCCACCCGGGGCTCCATGGAGCTGCGGACGCCCAGCAGCAGGGCTGAGCGCGTGAGTTTCTTGTGGGCCTTCCAGAGCAGGGAGTAGTCCCCCAGTGAGATGTCCTGGCAGTGCTGAGATACCAGCTGGTCTGTGAGtaggggttgggggcagggggtcgAACTGACCAAGGAAGCCATGGGCCTGACCTTCCCTGCCTCCCATAGCCCCTGCTCCTTCCATCAAGAAATGCCCCCCACCCCTTACAAGATGGTATCTGGGGTCTGCCGGCAAAGTCCACCCACTTCCTGATCAGGGCCTCCTCAATGGTCCTCTtggagttcagcaccaccacatCTGGGGGAGAGGAAAAGCAGGGTGTCAGCAGGGAGAGGACCCCACCTCCGCACCGCTGCGGGGCGAGGGAGGGAGCAGATGCTCACCTTGCAGCCCGAGCCGGAGCCTGTAGATGGGCCCGAGTTTCTGAGTCAGGCCAAGCAGATAGACGGGGAGGTTGGGCTGCAGCAGGTGCAGGAAGCCGGGGACaagaggtgggaggtggaggctCCTGAGCTTCCACTGGCCCCACAGCAGGCGAGTGCCGACTAGcaagggcagcagcagcagcagccctacGAGCACCATGGCTGGAGATGCGGGCAGGGGCCCAAGCCTGGCCACTTGGAGCTCTTGAGACCTCCAGCCATCTGGCTACTTGGGCTGTTCTGAGGCCTCCCTTGACTTCTTCCCTCAGGTCCTTGCCCACTGTCCCGCCCACAAAATAGTATATTCCTGGAATGGCACCAACCCTCTTGGCCTTCGAAAATCCACATATCAAAGAGCAGGCCTTTTCCCATTCATCTatcaagaagaaaggaagggaaacacAGCCCTGACCTTCTTCAGCAGCCAGAATCAGCTTTCCGCCTCCACATCAACCAGGCAAGAAAGAAAATACGTCCCTTCTTGGGCCTGAGCCTCTCCGGATCCCCACCGCGCCCCCCCAACCCTGCCACCTCGGACCAGCTTACTGCCACGGACTTTGTctcagagagaaaaatgacaaccCCCGCCTAATACGCCCTCCCAGATTGCCTGAAGAACAAAAGGAGATGAAAGtgatttgtgtgtttttcttttcacttacaGATAGGGGAACCAGTTGTCCTGGTTCGCCTGCGTTATCCCAGTTTATACCTGTAGTCCCAGTGTAGTCACTAACAGCGCCtcatttcactctcaaaagttgAAGATGAACAAGTAAATGGTCCCTTAATTTGGAGCTCTTACCATGTACCTAATGGTCTTTGGCTGCAAGcaaaagagacccacttgagcTGGCTTGAGCCAAAATTAAGAATTGTTATACAAATACAGGGGTATCTCACGGAACCCAAGATCAGGAAAGTAGAAGGGACCTCGCTGGCCTTGGAAGGCCAGGGATAGGGAACGAAGAAGCCCTAGAGACGGGGCTGCTCCCTCACTCTTTTCTCCTCGTCCTCTTAGTCTGCTGTCTCCTCCCACTCCGCCGTCAAGCTGATTGTCCTTCCAGGTGCAGGCAGAACGGGACTGCCTTCCGGGTTAGAGTCCACAGATTACAGGTTTAGCACCAGGGCAAGTGGGGTTTCCCAGCATGAATGAACATGCCCACCATAGATTCCAAAGTCCGCAGGAAGGAACTTGATAGCCACAGCTGGGATCAGGGGTCCACCCTTATTCTGGGAGCCGTGGCCACAGGGGGTGGGGTCCTAGCGGACCAAGTAGGGCTATCAGGGGCCACTTTTATGGGTGAGGAGGCAGTTGAGGGGCTTAGGAGAGGTCATGCTAAAGAGGGGAGGCGGGGCTCCGTGAGAGGTTGGGGCACCTAGGGGATGGGGTGAGGGCTAGCAGATGACCTGCGGTCCACGCATCCCCCAATTCCCCATCTCTGGCTCTGTGAACCGACCTCAGAGCTTTAACCAGAGCGAGGCTGTGCTACCAGAGAGCCTGAGTCGAGATTCCAGCTGTGCTACCCACTAGCTTGAAGAGTTAACTTCTGGGGGTCCCGATGGAAGAGGCTCAGGCTCAGCCTGGATCCACGCCCAGCACTGGGAAGGAGAAAACGGGACTTCTGGGATTGGGCAGCAACAGCTGGAAACTTCCTCATAGTTGACAACTATAGCTGACTCTTTGGCTCTCATAGGTGGGTTTATGCCACCACCATGCTGACCAGCTTTTGGGAGAGATCTGATGGGCAGTGACCAGGCCACGTAGACAATAGCCCTCGGAAGCCTCGGAAATACTGGGGAAGGTCAGAACTTCTCAAAGTTGCATGGAATAGGAGGGGATCCATTCAAAAGGAGAGTGACCTGGAATGCTGGCATGCCTGTGAGTGTCCCTTCATAAACTGACACCATTTACCTTGCCAGCCCCATCTCTTCCACACCACCTCCAAATCCAAATTCCAGACATGATGAATGACACGCAGTGCCCCCGAATGtgctctgccctgcccccagcctctgtgctctgtcctgcccccagcctctgggTCTTTTATATGCTTTCTTCTACCTCAAATACCCTCATCTACCCCTACTCTCTTTGCTTGACTCCTCAGCCTTCAGAATCCCACttagatgtcacctcctccaggaagcctcccctgcCCACTTCTCACATTCCCCCAGACTGGGTCAGATGCCCAAACTATGTGCCCCATAGGATCATGTAGCTCCCCGACATCACACCTTTCACAGGGGATGGGAGCCTGGCACAGGGCATGGCACGGAGTGAGAGTTCCACAGATTTCTGTTGAATGATTGAATGGCAGGCTGCTGAGCTGTCTCAGTTTTCATCAAAACTGATCTCAGCAAATTTCTCTAGATGCATTTCTAGGTCAGCCCTGCAGACCCAAGGGGTGCTGCCAAAGGGGGAGAGCTAGGCAGGCGGGTGGGGAGGGTTGACCCCGGTAGAACAGCAGTTGGCCCTTTGATGACGACATCATCAGATGTGAGGATTGCACAATTCTGGGAAAGTTACCTAATACCGCTGATAAGGGAATCAAGTGTCAAACGGGCTTTCAACAGACCAGGTCTCAGCTACAAGCAAGACCCCAGAACTGCCAACTGCATGAGGACAGAGTGGGAGACGTGTAGCTGAATAGCTGCTCTCGAAGCAGAAGAGCTGAGGTGCTGGCTGAGCGCCAGCCCTGCCTGAGGCCACAGTGACGGGTTGTATGGGCGCGGGGAGCGCCCTGCAGGCACAGTGAACGGGAGGCTCTGGTGTGGACACTGGATCCTCGGAGTGCAGGGTGATCTGCCCGGGGTGGTCACTATGAGGGACTGAGCTCCCAGGGGGTCATCTGGGGCGGGGGGGATTCAGGCAGAGCTGGACACTGCAAGGGTCACCCAGGCTCTGAGAGCCTAAGATTATGCAAACCCTGGCCTGGGCCCCCCAGACCCTGGAAGGGGCAGTGGGGACGCCGGTCTCAGTCCTGGAGCTACACACTGACGCTTTGCTGCCAAAGGCCTTTATTGAGTCCCTGGTGCTGCCTGGGGCTGCGTGCCGGGGGCCGGGCACGGCAGCGATCCAGGCGCGATCTTTCCCTGGCTCCGGCTCCTCTGGGGAAGATGGGAGGGCAGCCCTTACACCTGGCAGCCCTGCATGCCGTACTCCTGGATGAAGCTTCTGAGCTGGGCACAGGCTGCCCGCTGGCGGGTGCTCTGGCACAGGCGCTCCGAGGGCATCTCCTCGATCCAGCTGTTCGAGTCCAGCAGGTACTGGGGGCTGCAGGGGCCAAGGGGCAGGCAGCAGGGGTCAGGAGGAGGGTCAGGCGGAAGAGCCCGAGGCACCTGGCTTCTGAGGGGACAGGGGATCAGTTCCCTCGTGAGGTGTGAGGAGAGCAAGAGACCGAGGGGCCCAGAGAACTCACTCTCCCTTGAGGTCCTGGGTGGTCCCGTCCAGACCCATGATCAGATATTTTTTCCCAGGTTCCAAGTGAAGGCGGCAAGAGGCTCGAACCAGGAAGTTTCTGGTCTGACCAGCAGTGGCCTTGGTATCCTTGGCTGAGGGGAGAGCGTCCACAAGAGTCGtcagaggggaagagaaggggtTGGACAGCACTGGGGCCAGGGGCTTTGCGCCGAGCCTCTCATTTGACCCTCACCGCTCCCGACGGGGAGGTGCGACTGCTTTCCTGTTTATGGACAAGCCCAGAACTTCCAAGAGGCCGAGGGGATTTGGGCTCAGAATGGCTGAATTCTCACTATTCCAGGCGCGAAGGCCCCAAAGCCAGAGCTCCGCTCTTCTGTATCCCTCCAGCCCCGCCCACTTATCTGTCTCCTCACTGAAGTGCAGGACTTGAATGATACTGGTCTCAAAGAGGCGGAAAGCAGCTCTGCTGTCTTCTCGGAGAACCTCAACCTGGAAGCCTGTGGGGGTttaggagaagggagggaaggttAGTTAGCCCGAGGCTGAGAGGGCTGTAAGTCAGTGCAGAGCAAAAAGGCTGCCCGTGGCCCGAGAGGAGCAGGCACAGCCAAGGAGACCCTGAGGGTGGCTCAGGGTCGGGGCCGGGGCCCAGGCGGGAAGACTGACCGTAGTCCACTCGGGGAAAGTAGCAGGCGAACTTCATCCTGTACCCATCCATATCCTGCCGCCCCTGCTCCAGGGCCCGGCGCTGTCGAGGGCACTTCCCTGAAGTCGGGGGCCCAGATGAGCGAGTGCAGGCCCCAGCCATGCCGtctccccgcccctgcccctgGGCCCTGGGTCTCACCTTCAGCACACTGGCAGACGTCACCAGAGCACAAAGTGGACAAGAGTTTGCTCTTAGTTGGTGCCCCGTAAAACACAGAACATTTGTGCTCTGGAGAAAAAGCAGACCGGGGCGTTAGGGCGCAGTCccccctctctgctctccagTCCCGTGGAGCCGCAGGACTTCCCTGCCACCCTTCCCTGCCACCTATCCCAAACCTCCCGAGCGTCCCCGGTGTGCTCACCAGGGTTGTAGTAGTCATACAGGACGGCGCTGGCTGGCTGCACCAGCCCCACGGCCACGTCCTGCACAGCTCCGAAGCCCACGCACTCCTGGGACATGGGGACCTGGCgtgggcggggggagggcggAGAGGTCAGGCACCCACCTCTGGGCCCTGCAGGCTGCTCTGATGTATTTCCTTGGCCTGTTCAGTTCCGGTTGATCTTATCGTCAGTGTCCTTCACAGTTTGTTACCTTCCAGCCTCCGGATTTCTAAAAACTGCTCCCCAAGGTCTCTGGTGACTTCACTGCCCACGTGGTGACCTCATCCCAGTCTCCAGAGCCCTGGGCCCCTCTGCAGAGTCTCAAATCATGGACACATTCTCCATGAAACGCTCCCTAAGCTCGGGGTTAGCTTCCGGACCAGCCCTGATTCTGACCTGGTCACTTCTGacgtccctctccctcccccctcccagaaGCACagtccccagccctggcccttccCCTCTTCTGCGCTCCCCTTTGGAGGTCTCACCACTCCCTGGCTCTCCCCAAACTCTTCAGACTGGCGATTCCCGAACCAAACTTTCAGCCTTACTCTTGCACTGGGATTTTTGTAGGAGGTATTAAATTCTCCAAATTCCCTCTGCCTGCCCTCCAAACCCACTCAGCCTCTTGACAGCCTCCCTTCACTGATACAGCTGAGGCCTGCCTCATCTGCCATAACCTGACAGCGGGTGCTCCCACGCGGCCCGTCCTCCACGGCCCAGCCATTCATGTCCAGGCCCAGAGCCCTCTCTTCATGCCCACGCTGGTCCAGTCCAGCCTGGTATCCCGCGGGTTTCCCTCCTAAGCTGCGTGGTCAGCAACCTGACTTGAAATCCTCCTGGCTCCTCATTTTCCGTTGTGTCCAACCAGACTCCTCTGCTTGGCTTCTCAAGCTAATAGGGTCCATCCCCTCTGCACACACAGGGCGGGGGGGTCTCCCCTGACCGCAAACACTTGGCTAATGGCACCACAGCATTAACACGCCTTTTGCACATTTTCTCCAAGACGTTACAGTAAACGTTCAAAAAAAACTTTTGAGGGCCATCAGAGGGTTGATAACTTTGTGTTAGCCAAATAAGGctgtggaaaaacaaaaacaactcgtCTAGGACcagcatcattttaaaaaacagaatacactttaatatcaaaaacaaaacaaacaaacacaaaaaccgGGAAGggagacaacaacaaaaaaacaaaagcagcccCTCAAGTTGAATCAGTTCAGCTTTACAAAAGGCTCACCCCAAGCACTGGCACTGGCCCCCAAGCCACAAGGGGCTCAGCCCCTGCCCGCCGACAGGCAGCAGGGAGCCTCCCCGGCCTCTGCTCTGGCCACTCCTGTCCGGTCTCCCTGCTCACATCACGAGTTCTCTCTAAGCGCACTAGACGCTGGTACAGCTGCCTCCTGGGAAACCTCTTAACACGAGCTCAGAAAACCCGGTGCCGTATGTGCCCCCCTCTGTCACCCTCTTTGCTCACCGAGTCGAAGTACAGCAGGACGTGGGGCCCCTCGGTCTCAAAGTGACTCATGTAACGGTCAGAGAGGGAGGTCAACTGTGGGGAAGGGGAGCTGGTCACAGGGAGGTAGCCCTGGGCCCCCCTGCACTGAGGGGCTCAGCAGCTGGGGTACTGCGGGGACGGCGCAGGGCTCCCGAGGGCACAGGGGCCTCCAGGTGTCTGGCCACACCTTCTCCAGGTCCGCCCGCAGGGCGTGGAATCCACTCAGGAGGGTGACGTCTGCAATGGCCATGCCCGACAGCCCCACCTTGCCATTCCGCCTGTGGAGACACATGCCCTGTCGTCCGGGTCGCCCTGTGTCAGGCTGTAGACACCCAGCCCCAGCCTTGAGCCAGCCCACAGCACCCCACTCAGCCAGTGCAACCCCCAGAGCTCACCAGATGCACACGGTGTACTGCACCCTGGATTCCTGCTCTTCAGCCACCTTGGGGGCCTCCCTCCTGCGGCGGCTCCTCCGGCCATCAAACAGCTGCAGGGGCGTCACGAGCTGGGAGTGGGCCCCCGGGTCATCCCCGGCCGGAAGGTCCTCGTACTCATAGTCCTCGTAGTCCCCGTTGGCTTCCACTGAGCGGGGACAGCACTGTGGCTCAGGCCTGGCACCAGCCCCGCA
Coding sequences within it:
- the LOC116762931 gene encoding steroid 21-hydroxylase isoform X4; translation: MVLVGLLLLLPLLVGTRLLWGQWKLRSLHLPPLVPGFLHLLQPNLPVYLLGLTQKLGPIYRLRLGLQDVVVLNSKRTIEEALIRKWVDFAGRPQIPSYQLVSQHCQDISLGDYSLLWKAHKKLTRSALLLGVRSSMEPRVEQLTQEFCERMKARAGAPVTIQKEFSLLTCSIICYLTFGDKEDTLVHAFHDCVQDLMKTWDHWSIQILDMVPFLRFFPNPGLRRLKQAMENRDHIVEKQLRQHKESMVAGQWRDMTDYMLQGMGKQRVEEGPGQLLEGHVHMSVVDLFIGGTETTANTLSWAVAFLLHHPEIQRRLQEELDRELGPGASGSRVPYKDRARLPLLNATIAEVLRLRPVVPLALPHRATRASSIFGYDIPEGMVVIPNLQGAHLDETVWERPHEFRPDRFLEAGANPSALAFGCGARVCLGEPLARLELFVVLGQLLQAFTLLSPAGALPSLQPHPYCGINLKIQPFQD
- the LOC116762931 gene encoding steroid 21-hydroxylase isoform X5 — encoded protein: MVLVGLLLLLPLLVGTRLLWGQWKLRSLHLPPLVPGFLHLLQPNLPVYLLGLTQKLGPIYRLRLGLQDQLVSQHCQDISLGDYSLLWKAHKKLTRSALLLGVRSSMEPRVEQLTQEFCERMKARAGAPVTIQKEFSLLTCSIICYLTFGDKVKEDTLVHAFHDCVQDLMKTWDHWSIQILDMVPFLRFFPNPGLRRLKQAMENRDHIVEKQLRQHKESMVAGQWRDMTDYMLQGMGKQRVEEGPGQLLEGHVHMSVVDLFIGGTETTANTLSWAVAFLLHHPEIQRRLQEELDRELGPGASGSRVPYKDRARLPLLNATIAEVLRLRPVVPLALPHRATRASSIFGYDIPEGMVVIPNLQGAHLDETVWERPHEFRPDRFLEAGANPSALAFGCGARVCLGEPLARLELFVVLGQLLQAFTLLSPAGALPSLQPHPYCGINLKIQPFQVRLQPRGGGGRGVREHQ
- the LOC116762931 gene encoding steroid 21-hydroxylase isoform X1, yielding MVLVGLLLLLPLLVGTRLLWGQWKLRSLHLPPLVPGFLHLLQPNLPVYLLGLTQKLGPIYRLRLGLQDVVVLNSKRTIEEALIRKWVDFAGRPQIPSYQLVSQHCQDISLGDYSLLWKAHKKLTRSALLLGVRSSMEPRVEQLTQEFCERMKARAGAPVTIQKEFSLLTCSIICYLTFGDKEDTLVHAFHDCVQDLMKTWDHWSIQILDMVPFLRFFPNPGLRRLKQAMENRDHIVEKQLRQHKESMVAGQWRDMTDYMLQGMGKQRVEEGPGQLLEGHVHMSVVDLFIGGTETTANTLSWAVAFLLHHPEIQRRLQEELDRELGPGASGSRVPYKDRARLPLLNATIAEVLRLRPVVPLALPHRATRASSIFGYDIPEGMVVIPNLQGAHLDETVWERPHEFRPDRFLEAGANPSALAFGCGARVCLGEPLARLELFVVLGQLLQAFTLLSPAGALPSLQPHPYCGINLKIQPFQVRLQPRGGGGRGVREHQ
- the LOC116762931 gene encoding steroid 21-hydroxylase isoform X2; translated protein: MVLVGLLLLLPLLVGTRLLWGQWKLRSLHLPPLVPGFLHLLQPNLPVYLLGLTQKLGPIYRLRLGLQDVVVLNSKRTIEEALIRKWVDFAGRPQIPSYQLVSQHCQDISLGDYSLLWKAHKKLTRSALLLGVRSSMEPRVEQLTQEFCERMKARAGAPVTIQKEFSLLTCSIICYLTFGDKEDTLVHAFHDCVQDLMKTWDHWSIQILDMVPFLRFFPNPGLRRLKQAMENRDHIVEKQLRQHKESMVAGQWRDMTDYMLQGMGKQRVEEGPGQLLEGHVHMSVVDLFIGGTETTANTLSWAVAFLLHHPEIQRRLQEELDRELGPGASGSRVPYKDRARLPLLNATIAEVLRLRPVVPLALPHRATRASSIFGYDIPEGMVVIPNLQGAHLDETVWERPHEFRPDRFLEAGANPSALAFGCGARVCLGEPLARLELFVVLGQLLQAFTLLSPAGALPSLQPHPYCGINLKIQPFQRNPSVLGSHSRALEG
- the LOC116762931 gene encoding steroid 21-hydroxylase isoform X3 encodes the protein MVLVGLLLLLPLLVGTRLLWGQWKLRSLHLPPLVPGFLHLLQPNLPVYLLGLTQKLGPIYRLRLGLQDVVVLNSKRTIEEALIRKWVDFAGRPQIPSYQLVSQHCQDISLGDYSLLWKAHKKLTRSALLLGVRSSMEPRVEQLTQEFCERMKARAGAPVTIQKEFSLLTCSIICYLTFGDKVKEDTLVHAFHDCVQDLMKTWDHWSIQILDMVPFLRFFPNPGLRRLKQAMENRDHIVEKQLRQHKESMVAGQWRDMTDYMLQGMGKQRVEEGPGQLLEGHVHMSVVDLFIGGTETTANTLSWAVAFLLHHPEIQRRLQEELDRELGPGASGSRVPYKDRARLPLLNATIAEVLRLRPVVPLALPHRATRASSIFGYDIPEGMVVIPNLQGAHLDETVWERPHEFRPDRFLEAGANPSALAFGCGARVCLGEPLARLELFVVLGQLLQAFTLLSPAGALPSLQPHPYCGINLKIQPFQVRLQPRGGGGRGVREHQ